In the genome of Acidimicrobiia bacterium, one region contains:
- a CDS encoding sulfite exporter TauE/SafE family protein — MSIGGLALVVLVGLGVGFLGGLFGKGGSAVGTPLLAAVGVSAIAAVASPLPATIPGTLLAAREYARHDLVDRRIVRWGLALGLPATVVGAYVTRFTGGGPLLVATEVLLVVLGLRFLLVPGEPTEVAEPRAHETLWLCAVALIVGFVSGLLANSGGFLLAPLFVAVLRRPLKVAFATSLVVACGLAVPGTLVHMALGHVDWSVTAAFAIGSIPGATTGARVALRTHAAVLERVYGGSLALLGIVFLVTGV, encoded by the coding sequence GTGAGCATCGGTGGTCTCGCCCTCGTCGTGCTGGTCGGCCTCGGTGTCGGCTTCCTCGGCGGCCTGTTCGGCAAGGGCGGGTCGGCGGTCGGCACGCCCCTGCTCGCGGCCGTCGGGGTCTCGGCGATCGCAGCCGTCGCCTCCCCCCTGCCCGCGACGATCCCGGGCACGCTGCTCGCAGCGCGCGAATACGCGCGCCACGATCTCGTCGACCGGCGCATCGTCCGCTGGGGCCTCGCGCTCGGCCTACCCGCGACCGTCGTCGGCGCCTACGTCACGCGGTTCACGGGCGGCGGCCCGCTCCTCGTCGCGACCGAGGTCCTCCTCGTCGTCCTCGGCCTCCGCTTCCTGCTCGTGCCGGGCGAGCCGACCGAGGTCGCCGAGCCACGTGCCCACGAGACGCTCTGGCTGTGCGCGGTCGCGCTGATCGTCGGGTTCGTCTCCGGTCTCCTCGCCAACAGCGGCGGGTTCCTTCTCGCGCCGTTGTTCGTCGCGGTGCTCCGCCGCCCGCTGAAGGTCGCGTTCGCGACGTCGCTCGTCGTCGCGTGCGGCCTCGCGGTCCCCGGCACGCTCGTCCACATGGCGTTGGGGCACGTCGACTGGTCCGTGACCGCCGCGTTCGCGATCGGGTCGATCCCCGGTGCGACCACCGGCGCGCGGGTCGCGCTCCGCACCCACGCGGCCGTGCTCGAGCGCGTCTACGGCGGCTCGCTCGCGCTCCTCGGCATCGTCTTCCTGGTCACGGGCGTCTGA